In the Candidatus Roizmanbacteria bacterium genome, TTAGAACGTAAAGTGCAAAAATAAAAATCAAAATTAAAAACTGTTTCATTTAAAATTCAATAAAAATTAAAAAATAAGAAATAAAAATTAATTACTGATTCTTCGAAAAATCAGAATCTCAGGTGAGGTATAGACCTTTTGAAAGTACTTATACAATCGTCCTCTTACCTTTGTGTCGTCATAGACAGCCTTCCAGACCGTATCATTTTTTTGCATCACAATCCATCTTGCATAGCGCTCAGGAGCTACGAGTGATTCGGCCCAGTACGGTTTATTACCAATATAGATGCTGCTTTGCATAGGAATACCGGTACGGACAAGACTTACTGTACGAGCATAGTCATCCATCAAGACAAGTCCATTATCGTAATTATCTTTAAGCCAACGTTCAGCAATTGGTCTTTTTGCGTGGGATAGTCCGACTACGCCATCTTCCCAGGTAATGACCTTCGAGTATCCGACAAAATACAGACCAAACTGAAGAATAAACAACGCCACAATCAAAGCACGTCCGCCAGATTTTGAGCGATTCCACAACCACCCAGAAAAAATTGCAGCAAACGGTACTGCCATCAGTCCATATCGAACATTAAATAAACGCCACTCAAAATCTACCGGTGTAAGATGAGGAATAAATATGACCGACTGACCGACAAAAAGAGTAAAGATGTAAAAGATAAACGGCGTAAGTAAAACAAATGAAATTAGGAATCTCTTCTTCGCCTCTTTATGCAGAAGGTACGAAATAAATCCAACTACTGCCATAAAAAATACAATAATGCCAATATTACTCATTGCGGTTACGAGGTAGTATGCGACTGCGGAACCAATGTTATGAAAGCTGGGTAACTCACCTCTTGACAGCCAGTTGGCTTGCTGAGTCTTGGCCGAGAATTCACTGTTAGAGAAGTAGAGTGCATCGCCAAGGATGAGGAAATCCCACAAAAACCATAGGGCAATACCAAAAAATGCAGGCGTTGCATATAGTAAGACCTTACCCTCAAGCTTTTGCCATAGAGGTTTCCCTTCTTTGAAGACTCGCGTAATATACATTCCAAAGACAGTAGCTCCTTGAAAGGCAACTAAGAACCAACCATCGTAGCGCGTAAGAGTTGCGCAGAATCCAAAGAAAGCCGCCGCAACAAGCGAGAAGATAAAGCTATCGTTTCTGATAAATCTGATAAAGAAGTAGATAGACAAAACGAAGAACATTATTAAGGTCATCTCGGTCATCGGAGTGGTCTGCATGTAGAGAATGTTGGGATTAAGCATGAAAACGAGAGATGCAAAAAGTCCTGCCCACCGATTGCGCGTCAGGAGCCCTGTTGTTTTAAAAATAAATACAGAACTCACAATATATGCGAAAGATGAGACGATAGATCCAGCAAGTCCCGTCCGCCATAAAGGATCGAACCAGATGAACGGAATCATTAAGAGGTGTGGAAATAGGAGCCATATTCCACCTAATTGAGCAAATCCTGGCGTTATGCTACTCACAACACGCTTAGCAATATTTAGGTGCGACTCAGCATCACCATAGGATACGATGTAGTCGTGAAAAATAAGACCAAGCAATTGCGGTCCAGCTAAACACAAATGCCATTACAGCAATAACAATCTGCCATCTCGTATTACGATATACATCGCTCAGCCAATC is a window encoding:
- a CDS encoding glycosyltransferase family 39 protein; this translates as MCLAGPQLLGLIFHDYIVSYGDAESHLNIAKRVVSSITPGFAQLGGIWLLFPHLLMIPFIWFDPLWRTGLAGSIVSSFAYIVSSVFIFKTTGLLTRNRWAGLFASLVFMLNPNILYMQTTPMTEMTLIMFFVLSIYFFIRFIRNDSFIFSLVAAAFFGFCATLTRYDGWFLVAFQGATVFGMYITRVFKEGKPLWQKLEGKVLLYATPAFFGIALWFLWDFLILGDALYFSNSEFSAKTQQANWLSRGELPSFHNIGSAVAYYLVTAMSNIGIIVFFMAVVGFISYLLHKEAKKRFLISFVLLTPFIFYIFTLFVGQSVIFIPHLTPVDFEWRLFNVRYGLMAVPFAAIFSGWLWNRSKSGGRALIVALFILQFGLYFVGYSKVITWEDGVVGLSHAKRPIAERWLKDNYDNGLVLMDDYARTVSLVRTGIPMQSSIYIGNKPYWAESLVAPERYARWIVMQKNDTVWKAVYDDTKVRGRLYKYFQKVYTSPEILIFRRISN